In one window of Nycticebus coucang isolate mNycCou1 chromosome 23, mNycCou1.pri, whole genome shotgun sequence DNA:
- the LOC128575895 gene encoding 60S ribosomal protein L36-like translates to MFNRSSKHTMTLRYPMAVGLNKGHRVTKNVSKPRHSRRRGRLTKHTKFVRDMIREVCGFAPYERRAMEQLKVSRDKGALKFIKKRVGTHIRAKRKREELSNVLAAMRKAAAKKD, encoded by the exons atgttcaacagaagttcaaagcaca CCATGACTCTGCGCTACCCCATGGCCGTGGGCCTCAACAAGGGCCACAGGGTGACCAAGAACGTGAGCAAACCGAGGCACAGCCGCCGTCGCGGGCGCCTAACCAAACACACGAAGTTCGTGCGGGACATGATCCGAGAAGTGTGTGGCTTTGCCCCTTATGAGCGGCGTGCCATGGAGCAGCTCAAGGTCTCCAGGGACAAAGGGGCCCTCAAGTTCATCAAGAAAAGAGTGGGGACACACATCCGTGCTAAAAGGAAGCGGGAGGAGCTGAGCAACGTCCTGGCCGCCATGAGGAAAGCAGCTGCCAAGAAGGACTGA